One genomic region from Haloterrigena gelatinilytica encodes:
- a CDS encoding DNA cytosine methyltransferase codes for MKVAAVDLFCGAGGLSYGLQQAGISVVAGIDHDRDCEHPYEQNINGEYVRADIPALAQDPEPIAQMYPWDADLKVLAACAPCQPYSTMGHSKGEGHEDHQKWGLLNEVSRIVEYVEPDVVVTENVLQVKQEDGVYDAFIESLESQGYQVNSDDNKNVYCPEYGIPQKRKRWVVMASKRGSLSLPDPPIQNEDDYPTVKNTIDHLPPIEAGEVSDVNDVHRARSLSKKNLERIDNMEPGGDWTLWEEAGLDHLLADCHRKASGRSYKAPYSRMRPDEPSPTITTQFYNYGSGRFGHYDTDQNRALSLLEGALLQTFPEDYDFYDEWEDVGVSNLGRMIGNAVPPKLGEYMGKAILSHVGAAAPSVESTVADD; via the coding sequence ATGAAGGTAGCCGCAGTGGATCTGTTCTGCGGGGCCGGCGGACTCAGTTATGGCCTCCAGCAAGCCGGCATCTCGGTCGTTGCAGGGATTGATCATGACCGAGACTGTGAGCACCCGTACGAACAGAACATAAACGGCGAATACGTACGAGCGGACATCCCCGCGTTGGCACAGGATCCCGAACCAATCGCACAGATGTATCCGTGGGATGCAGACCTAAAGGTCCTCGCAGCATGCGCACCTTGTCAACCATACTCTACGATGGGACATTCGAAGGGAGAGGGCCACGAGGACCATCAAAAATGGGGGCTGCTAAACGAGGTGTCACGGATCGTAGAGTACGTTGAACCGGACGTAGTCGTCACCGAAAACGTACTCCAAGTGAAACAGGAGGATGGCGTCTACGACGCGTTCATCGAGAGCCTTGAATCCCAAGGTTATCAGGTCAACAGCGACGATAACAAGAACGTCTATTGTCCCGAATACGGAATCCCACAGAAGCGGAAGCGGTGGGTTGTCATGGCGTCCAAGCGTGGCTCCCTCTCTCTGCCCGACCCCCCGATTCAGAACGAGGACGACTATCCAACGGTCAAGAACACGATCGATCACTTGCCACCAATTGAAGCTGGAGAAGTTAGTGACGTGAACGACGTGCATAGAGCACGTTCTCTCTCGAAAAAGAACCTGGAACGTATCGATAACATGGAGCCCGGTGGAGATTGGACTCTCTGGGAAGAGGCGGGCCTTGATCACCTCCTTGCAGACTGCCACCGGAAGGCAAGTGGACGGTCGTACAAGGCACCCTACAGCCGGATGCGACCCGACGAACCCTCTCCGACGATCACGACGCAGTTCTACAATTACGGGAGTGGTCGCTTCGGACACTACGATACAGATCAGAATCGGGCACTCTCACTCCTCGAGGGAGCATTGCTTCAGACATTCCCGGAGGACTACGACTTCTACGACGAGTGGGAGGACGTCGGCGTGTCAAACCTGGGCCGAATGATCGGTAATGCAGTCCCCCCGAAGCTCGGTGAGTACATGGGAAAGGCGATCCTCTCGCACGTCGGCGCGGCAGCGCCGTCTGTTGAGTCCACCGTCGCCGACGATTGA
- a CDS encoding HhH-GPD family protein — MSSEMEHRFRTNLLEWGKENRREYPWREPDRTLYEVFIAEFFLTQTPADNVAGVYPRFLERFPTLEELAEASEHELVEVIEPLGFQNMRAEALKQIASTYDHLPTEPESLMELPRVGRYVANATLCFARGDRLPVLDRNVERVYSRVFRDAWPETEADQLAFTQRLVPDDARAYNLALLDFGALVCQTEPLCEQCFANEYCVYFQKSRRSA; from the coding sequence ATGTCGTCTGAGATGGAGCACCGATTTCGGACAAACCTGCTTGAATGGGGGAAGGAGAACCGCCGCGAATACCCGTGGCGGGAACCGGATCGAACACTGTACGAGGTATTCATAGCGGAGTTCTTCCTGACTCAGACACCGGCTGACAACGTTGCAGGGGTCTATCCGAGGTTCCTGGAACGGTTCCCCACGCTGGAAGAGCTAGCGGAGGCCAGTGAGCACGAACTCGTCGAAGTTATTGAGCCCCTCGGATTCCAAAACATGCGCGCAGAGGCGCTGAAGCAGATCGCCTCAACGTACGACCACCTCCCCACCGAGCCGGAATCGCTGATGGAACTTCCGCGAGTGGGCCGGTACGTGGCGAACGCCACGTTGTGCTTTGCTCGTGGTGACCGATTGCCGGTACTTGACAGGAACGTCGAGAGGGTGTACAGTCGAGTATTTCGAGATGCATGGCCCGAAACAGAAGCGGATCAGTTGGCTTTCACGCAGAGACTGGTGCCTGATGACGCCCGTGCGTACAACCTCGCCCTGCTTGATTTCGGTGCGCTGGTCTGTCAGACTGAACCGTTGTGTGAGCAGTGTTTCGCCAACGAGTATTGTGTCTACTTCCAAAAATCGAGAAGGAGTGCATAG